From Synoicihabitans lomoniglobus, the proteins below share one genomic window:
- a CDS encoding hybrid sensor histidine kinase/response regulator, whose product MLAPRILVVDDQLINVQLLKRKLEREGITVDSAYSGQEALDAVAAEKPDLILLDVMMPDMDGIEVCTRLQSREETRSIPVIFITARNSKEGKIEGLAVGAVDYITKPIDLDETLARVQTQLRFVSINREMVDLQRRLVEARRAATIGAVTQGIAHNLNNLLGVVIGYLDLIKSMADKPDAVRRNAEAVEKAVQRIVSIIKQLSSMVVKTRLPTKPFKLSDLLRGAIARFEQETGASDVVVLINSLEDLAIDSHIEVFESSFAALITNAWEAYGDSEDNDRTVVIKTAMAEGVDIPTLEIRVEDGGRGIDSAIRDQMFEPFISSKHTVGVGMGLTVARHALRHMGGDLTLHDMPDGGTVAIALHPITRSQTGHG is encoded by the coding sequence ATGCTCGCCCCTCGAATTTTGGTCGTTGATGACCAGCTCATCAACGTCCAGTTGCTCAAACGAAAACTGGAGCGTGAAGGCATCACGGTGGACTCAGCCTACTCCGGTCAGGAAGCGCTCGACGCCGTCGCGGCGGAAAAACCGGATCTGATTCTACTCGATGTGATGATGCCCGACATGGACGGCATCGAGGTCTGCACGCGTCTGCAATCGCGTGAAGAGACGCGCTCCATTCCCGTGATTTTCATCACGGCACGAAATTCCAAGGAAGGTAAAATCGAGGGTCTCGCCGTCGGCGCGGTGGACTATATCACGAAGCCCATCGATCTCGATGAGACCCTGGCCCGCGTGCAGACGCAGTTGCGATTCGTCTCCATCAATCGCGAGATGGTCGATCTGCAGCGCCGGTTGGTCGAAGCCCGCCGCGCCGCCACCATCGGAGCCGTAACCCAGGGCATCGCGCACAACCTCAACAACCTGCTCGGCGTCGTGATCGGCTACCTCGATCTTATCAAGAGCATGGCCGATAAGCCCGACGCCGTGCGACGCAACGCCGAGGCCGTGGAAAAAGCGGTCCAGCGCATTGTCTCCATCATCAAGCAACTCAGCTCGATGGTCGTTAAAACCCGGCTGCCAACCAAACCGTTCAAGCTATCCGATCTGCTGCGGGGAGCCATCGCCCGCTTTGAACAGGAAACCGGCGCCTCCGACGTGGTGGTCTTGATCAACTCACTCGAGGATCTCGCCATCGACAGCCACATCGAGGTGTTTGAGAGTTCGTTCGCTGCGCTCATTACCAACGCGTGGGAAGCCTACGGCGACAGCGAGGACAATGATCGCACCGTGGTCATCAAGACGGCCATGGCGGAGGGCGTCGACATCCCCACTCTCGAAATTCGGGTCGAAGATGGTGGTCGCGGCATCGATTCCGCCATCCGCGACCAAATGTTTGAACCGTTCATCAGCTCCAAACACACCGTCGGCGTCGGCATGGGATTGACGGTCGCCCGCCATGCCCTGCGGCACATGGGCGGCGACCTGACCCTGCACGATATGCCGGACGGCGGCACCGTTGCCATCGCCCTTCATCCCATCACCCGCAGTCAAACCGGACATGGATAA
- the folD gene encoding bifunctional methylenetetrahydrofolate dehydrogenase/methenyltetrahydrofolate cyclohydrolase FolD, translating into MELIEGNKIAASIIAELKTEVAHIEGRKPCLALVRVGDDPASVSYVKKKEKTAAEIGVTSRIILPPVTISQAELEALIDELNADETVDGILVQSPLPQPLDELAIFRRVNPGKDVDGFHTLNLGKIAQEDDTGFASCTPAGIMELLGRSNVDLRGKHVVVLGRSLIVGKPIALLALQKKAGANGTVTICHSATANLPEITRQADVLIAAIGRAHFVTADMVKDGAVVIDVGINRIPDESRKSGYRLVGDVEFDAVAPKTAQITPVPGGVGPMTVAMLMKNTVKARLLGPHI; encoded by the coding sequence ATGGAACTCATCGAAGGCAATAAGATTGCCGCCTCCATCATCGCCGAACTGAAAACCGAAGTTGCCCACATCGAGGGCCGTAAACCGTGCCTCGCGCTCGTTCGCGTGGGTGACGACCCCGCTTCAGTTTCCTACGTTAAAAAGAAAGAAAAGACGGCCGCCGAGATCGGCGTGACCAGTCGGATCATCCTTCCTCCGGTGACGATTTCGCAGGCGGAATTGGAAGCGCTGATCGACGAGCTCAACGCCGACGAAACGGTCGACGGCATTCTGGTGCAGTCACCGTTGCCCCAGCCGCTCGACGAGCTCGCCATTTTCCGCCGCGTGAATCCCGGCAAGGATGTCGATGGATTTCATACGCTCAATCTCGGCAAGATCGCCCAGGAAGACGACACCGGTTTCGCCTCCTGCACGCCCGCTGGCATCATGGAACTGCTCGGCCGCAGCAACGTGGACCTGCGGGGCAAGCATGTCGTGGTGCTCGGCCGTTCGTTGATTGTAGGCAAACCCATCGCCCTGCTCGCTCTGCAAAAAAAGGCCGGGGCCAACGGCACCGTCACAATCTGCCATTCCGCCACCGCCAACCTCCCGGAAATCACCCGCCAGGCCGACGTGTTGATCGCCGCCATCGGCCGCGCCCACTTCGTCACCGCCGACATGGTCAAGGACGGTGCCGTCGTGATCGACGTCGGGATTAACCGGATACCGGACGAATCGCGCAAATCCGGCTACCGCCTCGTGGGCGACGTGGAATTCGACGCCGTCGCCCCCAAGACCGCCCAAATCACGCCCGTCCCCGGTGGCGTGGGTCCCATGACCGTGGCGATGTTGATGAAAAACACCGTCAAGGCCCGGCTGCTTGGTCCGCACATCTGA